TTCAAGAATGCTAACACTGAAAACAGCATAGCTTTGGTAGATAAGCTTGTTGAGGATTACTGGGGCATCATGCCTTTAAAAGAGCTGATCTCAGACAATGGAAGTGAGTTCGGAGCTCACAGAAAGAATGGTAAAAAGGAATGGGACAGCAGATTCAAGCGTCACCTTGAATCCCTGGGTATAAAACTGATAACATCCAGGATAATGTATAATAAATGTATAT
The Methanophagales archaeon DNA segment above includes these coding regions:
- a CDS encoding DDE-type integrase/transposase/recombinase, with the translated sequence EREHSMSAAHAHIDWFEKDGIKFCAILDDASRKILAAGEFKNANTENSIALVDKLVEDYWGIMPLKELISDNGSEFGAHRKNGKKEWDSRFKRHLESLGIKLITSRIMYNKCILYFYSFQYWTIDW